From Anopheles funestus chromosome 3RL, idAnoFuneDA-416_04, whole genome shotgun sequence, a single genomic window includes:
- the LOC125769762 gene encoding uncharacterized protein LOC125769762 isoform X7, whose amino-acid sequence MDKRTSMKIGLLCVLLGACTAVKIINLKVPSTYLLDQTSKTPDPLILDCEYEVDESEKGFVLKWLLDGQPVYQWIPSKNPFPFQSFKNRVDTSYVVSQEHLHKHRAMAIIKPLANFTGEYMCIVQTYASIDRKSAKLKIIVRESKFDLSYYLNGDGYITVDCHARDISPLPELQIRINYELFETENLKSVQGENGLYNVSISGRIRKDQLESPAMIECLLSIPETNYNKRRSTTYYARKTKSNNKPLPESHLKTTTTTVATTTTVEMLQAAPENLQKKGFNATDSNGASSSLPVPLRTTTSVLATVVTILLIFTTTLL is encoded by the exons CATGCACGGCGGTGAAAATCATCAACCTGAAAGTCCCATCAACCTACCTGCTGGATCAAACGTCCAAAACGCCCGACCCGCTAATACTCGACTGCGAGTACGAGGTGGACGAAAGTGAGAAAGGATTCGTGCTGAAATGGCTGCTGGATGGACAGCCGGTCTACCAGTGGATACCGTCAAAAAATCCATTCCCCTTC CAATCGTTTAAGAATCGGGTCGATACCAGCTATGTCGTATCGCAGGAGCATCTACACAAGCATCGGGCGATGGCGATCATCAAACCGCTAGCCAATTTTACCGGCGAGTACATGTGCATCGTGCAGACGTATGCGTCGATTGATAGAAAATCAGCCAAGCTGAAAATTATCG TTCGGGAGAGTAAATTCGACCTAAGCTACTACCTGAACGGCGATGGGTACATCACGGTTGATTGCCACGCACGGGACATTTCCCCGCTACCAGAGCTCCAGATACG CATCAACTATGAGCTATTTGAGACGGAAAACCTTAAATCCGTCCAGGGCGAAAATGGTCTGTACAACGTGTCCATCAGCGGCCGGATACGAAAGGATCAGCTCGAATCACCGGCCATGATCGAGTGTCTACTCTCGATACCGGAGACGAACTACAACAAACGCCGCTCGACGACATACTACG CGCGCAAAACTAAATCTAACAATAAACCGCTTCCAGAATCGCATCTGAAAACCACTACCACTACGGTGGCGACCACGACGACGGTCGAAATGCTACAAGCGGCACCGGAAAACCTACAGAAGAAGG GCTTTAACGCGACCGATTCGAATGGCGCTAGCAGCAGTCTTCCGGTGCCGCTACGAACGACCACAAGCGTGCTGGCGACCGTTGTAACGATTTTACTCATCTTCACCACAACGCTCTTGTAG
- the LOC125769762 gene encoding uncharacterized protein LOC125769762 isoform X8: protein MACTAVKIINLKVPSTYLLDQTSKTPDPLILDCEYEVDESEKGFVLKWLLDGQPVYQWIPSKNPFPFQSFKNRVDTSYVVSQEHLHKHRAMAIIKPLANFTGEYMCIVQTYASIDRKSAKLKIIVRESKFDLSYYLNGDGYITVDCHARDISPLPELQIRINYELFETENLKSVQGENGLYNVSISGRIRKDQLESPAMIECLLSIPETNYNKRRSTTYYARKTKSNNKPLPESHLKTTTTTVATTTTVEMLQAAPENLQKKGFNATDSNGASSSLPVPLRTTTSVLATVVTILLIFTTTLL from the exons CATGCACGGCGGTGAAAATCATCAACCTGAAAGTCCCATCAACCTACCTGCTGGATCAAACGTCCAAAACGCCCGACCCGCTAATACTCGACTGCGAGTACGAGGTGGACGAAAGTGAGAAAGGATTCGTGCTGAAATGGCTGCTGGATGGACAGCCGGTCTACCAGTGGATACCGTCAAAAAATCCATTCCCCTTC CAATCGTTTAAGAATCGGGTCGATACCAGCTATGTCGTATCGCAGGAGCATCTACACAAGCATCGGGCGATGGCGATCATCAAACCGCTAGCCAATTTTACCGGCGAGTACATGTGCATCGTGCAGACGTATGCGTCGATTGATAGAAAATCAGCCAAGCTGAAAATTATCG TTCGGGAGAGTAAATTCGACCTAAGCTACTACCTGAACGGCGATGGGTACATCACGGTTGATTGCCACGCACGGGACATTTCCCCGCTACCAGAGCTCCAGATACG CATCAACTATGAGCTATTTGAGACGGAAAACCTTAAATCCGTCCAGGGCGAAAATGGTCTGTACAACGTGTCCATCAGCGGCCGGATACGAAAGGATCAGCTCGAATCACCGGCCATGATCGAGTGTCTACTCTCGATACCGGAGACGAACTACAACAAACGCCGCTCGACGACATACTACG CGCGCAAAACTAAATCTAACAATAAACCGCTTCCAGAATCGCATCTGAAAACCACTACCACTACGGTGGCGACCACGACGACGGTCGAAATGCTACAAGCGGCACCGGAAAACCTACAGAAGAAGG GCTTTAACGCGACCGATTCGAATGGCGCTAGCAGCAGTCTTCCGGTGCCGCTACGAACGACCACAAGCGTGCTGGCGACCGTTGTAACGATTTTACTCATCTTCACCACAACGCTCTTGTAG